The window ccctggcctgctgatcaaagcatagcaggcagtcttttacgacgttgtgtagaCAAAGCAACACTGGTCGCTTCCTCTgtagctagtcaatcagttcaaaagatcttagcactttgttctactacttttgttaagacaggacaagctaggtaaattattacaggttacattccaacataatcatacgatgaagataatctgtaaaccctaacaacaAGTATAATGGAAACTACAAAACTCGGGATGATAATAATGTGATGATAATAATCATCCCGAGGCCAGTTAACTATATACCATCGTGGATGCAAAAACTCACAAAGTCTGCTCAAATAGAAGGTGAAATCTTCACAGATCCTTGCTCATCTCCTCAGCACACTCAGAATTTGCAATAGAGACTCTTTGACAAGTGACTGAGCAGGAAACAGAGCTTACCCTGTGtctgaatttttggccacaaactgagcatgaaaaaggtttctcgccagtgtggattcttgtgtggcTTTTTAAGCTTCCCTTTTGACTGAAtttctggccacaaactgagcatgaaaaaggtttttcGCCACtatggattcttgtgtgcgttTTTAAGGTTCCCTTCTCTGAGAAtttctggccacaaactgagcatgaaaaaggtttctcaccagtgtgggttcttgtgtgcctATTTAAATGTCCCttctcagagaatgtttggccacaaactgagcatgaaaaaggtttctcaccagtgtgggttcttgtgtgcctATTTAAATGTCCCttctcagagaatgtttggccacaaactgagcatgaaaaaggtttctcgccagtgtgggttcttgtatgaCATGTTAGACTTTCCTTCCGAGAGAATTTTCCCCCACAAattgagcaggaaaaaggtttctcaccagtgtggattcttgtgtgtgcatTTAAATGTCCCCTGCGACCGaatgtttggccacaaactgagcaggaaaggTTTTTCTctcttatgtgcattttcATGTGTTGTTTCAAAACATTGTTATTAGCACAACATTTCCCACACTGAGAACAttgcctgtgtttgttttgagactcatcatcagcagcagcagcaggaacatGTGACGACACGTCATCACTATCTGATGGTGGAGCTGCTTGTGATCCTCCACAGtggtctccatcaccttcTCTGGTCATTGGTTGACTTGAGCTGCAGCTTGGAGGCTCCGCCCCTTTGCTCACCTCCTGTTGACCCTCATCTAAACTCTTGCAggtatcctcctcctcctcctctttaatGTCACAGGAATCCTCTCCCTCTTCTTTACTACAAGgccgctcttcctcctcttttatgGTGCAAAGAAACTTCTGCTCCATTTGTTCATTGAAGTGATGGACATCTTTGCCCacatcttcctctttaatgcAAGTGCGCTCCGGCTGCTTAGGACGAATAGCTTCACTAATGTCTGCAAGACAAGACAAACACATATGAAAGTTACAGTTGAAGAGAAACTGGTCAAATTTATACAAGGACTTTTTTAATCTGCCCATCACACATGATTTTGATCGAATtctactaaaaataaacactgggAGAGGATTCATAATAAAAACTAGACGTGTACTAACCTGCTCTGCGCAACACAACATAAGGCTGCAGCCAAAGATGTTCCTGTTGTGGACGACTACGGTCCTTTTCCTCCACGTACTTTGCGGTGGtccttgcagacattttcacactgcaatCACAGCACATATTTAATAATGTTTGGCGAACAAAGGTGTCTTTTTGGACAGCGGTGAGCGAGCTATTTGTTGAAgtaattgaatataggttatCCCTTATTCACGCAAtagtattttgtgttgtgctaGATGGTTTGGCAAGAAAATAAACTTAGCAAAAGACAGtctagttgcattgttccaaaACACCTATGTACCAAGGAATTtctaacaaaatgaaaataggaggcatacaggactgtctcagaaaatttgaatattgtgataaagttctttattttctgtaatgcaattaagaaaaccaaaatgtcatacattctggattcattacaaatcaactgaaatattgcattattttaatattgctcattatggcatacagcttaagaaaactcaaatatcccatctcaaaatattagaatatgccctcagaccaagtaaaaataaaaacatttataaccgctaaacaaaatcaaacatttaaaaatgtccatcaatgcactcagtacttggttggcaATCCTTTTGCATGGATCactgcatcaatgcggcgtggcatggaggcaattaGCCtttggcattgctgaggtgttatggatgcccaggatgcttcaatagcagccttttgctcatttgcattgttgggtctggtgtctttgaGCTTCTTCGTCCCAATACCTCACAAgttctctatggggttcaggttaggggaattggcaggccaatcgaggacagtaatgctaCTGTCAGTACAGCATTtgctggtggttttggcactgtaggcaggtgccagatcatgctggaaaatgaaatcatcatctccatagagcttttcagccgACGGAAACATGTAGTACTCTAAAATCTCTGCatttacttgagacttgatgaaacacagtggaccaccaccagcagttgacatggctccccaaaccatcgccgACTGTAGAAACTTTACattggatttcaagcaacttggcttttgctcctctccagcctttctccagactctggcgccttgatttccgaataaaatacaaaacttgctttcgtctgaaaagaggactttggaccactctgcaactgtctaCTGCTTCTTTTCGATAGCCCATGTCAGACgtttcagaagtggcttgaccatgggaatacggtGTCAAACGTGCACTTTTTATCAAAGTGACCGGCTTCCCATTAAAGGGTTCGACAAgccggggtgaagggactcgtccgtcTCTGACCACtcgagttaaattaattctaataGAATCAATATAATCTCTTTATGACGCCAATCCCTCTCAAGTCAAACCACGCACGTGCCGAGTATCTCAATTCGAGGCAAGTCGTCAGAATAACCGCgccataatgatggctcccttcggttgtttgatgcttttgttatgtgacggatatttttagatgtctttgtctttgttaATTTACTAGCTTTGCTCAAGATAACTAGATgtgacaattcctgatgttaaggattaaagctgtcttcactttaaaaagaattgaacggatttaaagaatgactatgatagagaaataaagacattttaaagttctaAGTACTGCATAAaaaaccatgctcaacatagttaatacgaaataatcgatGACCGAATTAAGGATTAAGAagggatttaatgaataagcaaggaaaataattacatgtCGAAAAAACAACACTCACCCACTCTCACcaaaagaggagactaaaggtctaaaatcctatttggttgaacaagtcgagtgatcggctctcctttgttccaaaatccgaattctgtttaaaaaaaaaagaaaaaaaaaggaaaggtctggccgtgaggagcatagccaaaaaagtaaaattggcgtcttcccctttctgtgcgttgctacgtgtttgaactgagaagtgctcaagctgttgtgCAGCTAGTGTGACGTCaaatcaaacgctgcgcgttcgcttctcttccggggggggggggctaatcggacgtcaagcgctttgtgtggcgggctccatcatcatcatcatcatcatcggtttaaagtccatgTTCCaggctccatctagtgtggaaactgagaagtgctcaagctgttgtgcgggccacattcaattatgttttcagaatttgctgcgggccaataaaaactggaccgcgggccgcagttggcccgcgggccgtagtttggacacccctccTCTAGACTTTCTTGCTAAgtatcacacaataataatgatgagtAAATAATCAGATACCTCTCGTGCATACACTCCAACAAACGTTAAGTAGATGTGAGATAACTTGCATGGTctacttaaacaaacattgagtaaatatgggataacttgaAAACTGTCCCGGTCAACAACAATTCATGAAGACAAACTACAAGgtataaaagagaaagaacttCTCTTGAACTATACAAAGAACAAAGGGGTTCTAGTATAAGAACTCCCTAAAGCTAGACAGATATGTTGGCTTGAGCGAAGATATGAGACCTCCGGTTCCTAATTATTCTAACATTAGGTGTGGGCTACTGTGTGCTTGATTAAGCTTATCTtgtgagagaatttttggccacaaactgagcaggaaaaaggtttcttgccagtgtggattcttgtgtgacgTTTTAAGTTTCCTTgctgagagaatctttggccacaaactgagcatgaaaaaggtttctcaccagtgtggattcttgtgtgcatttttaaatatgcgCTCTTTCTGAAtttctggccacaaactgagcatgaaaagggGTTTtcgccagtgtgggttcttgtatgaAATGTTAGACTTCCCTTCCGAGAGAATTTTTgtccacaaactgagcatgaaaaaggtttctcgccagtatGGGTTCTTGTATGAATTGTTAGACTTGCCTTCACTgaaaatctttggccacaaactgagcatgaaaaaggtttctcgccagtgtggattcttgtgtgactttttgaGTGTGCCTTTAGCCTGAAtttctggccacaaactgagcatgaaaaaggtttctcgtcagtgtggattcttgtgtgactttttaagGTTGCTTtccttgaaaatattttgccaCAAACAGAGCATGAAAagggtttctcgccagtgtggattcttgtgtgcctaCTTAAATTTTGCCTCcaagagaatttttggccacaaactgagcaggaaaagttTTTCTCTCTTGTGTGCATTTTCATGTGTTGTTTCAAAACACTGTTATTAGCACAACATTTCCCACACTGAGAACAttgcctgtgtttgttttgagactcatcagcagcagcagcagcagcaggaacatGTGATGACACGTCATCACTATCTGATGGTGGAGCTGCTTGTGATCCTCCACAGtggtctccatcaccttcTCTGGTCATTGGTTGACTTGAGCTGCAGCTTGGAGGCTCCGCCCCTTTGCTCACCTCCTGTTGCCCCTCATCAAAACTCTTCACAGGAACACCAGTCAATGGTATCTTGCAggtatcctcctcctcctttttaatGTCGCAGGactcctctccctcctctttaCTACAAGGCCGCTccggctcttcctcctcttttatgGTGCAGAGAAACTTCTGCTCCATTTGTTCATTGAAGTGATGGACATCTTTGCCCacatcttcctctttaatgcAAGTGCGCTCCGGCTGCTTAGGACGAATAGCTTCACTGATGTCcgcaaaacaagacaaacacataTGAAAGTTACAGTTGAAAAGAAACTGGTTAGTCAAAGTCCCAATGttttatcacacacacatctgggtgtggtgaaatttgtcctctgcatttaccccatacccgtgtgattttgatccattcCCTGGGggagagtgagcagcagtggTGGTGatgcgctcgggaatcattttgtGATCTAAcgccccaattccaacccctTAATGCTATGTGCCAGGTAGGGAGGcgatgggtcccatttttatagtctttggtatgacccggccggggtttgaacccacaaccttccagtctcagggcggacacactaccactaggccactgagctgaaaACTCAAATCTATACAAGGACTTTTTCAATCTGCCAATCACACATGATTTTAATCAAATtctactaaaaataaatacaaggaCTTTTTCAATCTGCCTATCACACATGATTTTGATCAAATtctactaaaaataaatactggaAGAGGATTCATAACAGAAACTAGACGTGTACTAACCTGCTCTGCGCAACACAACATAAGGCTGCAGACAAAGATGTTCCAGTCGTCGACAACTACGGTCCTTTTCCTTCACGTACTTTGCTGTGGtccttgcagacattttcacactgcaatCACAACACTTGTTCAATGATGTTTGGCTAATAAAAGTGTCTCTAGGGCAGCGGCGAGCGAGCCATTTGTTGAAGTAATTGAATATAGATTATCCCGTATTTTTGCAatagtattttgtgttttgttagaTCAGAGGTGCCAAACTCGTTTCACATTGTGGGCCACACATGGCCTCGGTAGACTTTTGCTTTCCCGCCTTTTCTGGACAGTACAAAACTTTGTTACCTGGAGAGTTGGCGTTGTTGTTTCATCAGCTGTAGTACCACGTGTACTgaccgccattaaacaacccaagatcctGCCAATAACGAACCAACTGTAACTCTGCATCTTTGTTTGTTCATCGACGGACATCTCAAACAACACGCAACGGATGTCAACttcaacttgttttgtttacaacgTGAACTGAAACTAACCCAATACACAAAACGACACATCAGACTTGTTTTAGGAAACGTGCTTACGCGTTACCATCTGGTGGCATTGAGATTTAAAATCGGGAACATGCCTGCCTGCAAGCATCACTGCTAATCCTcgactttgtgttttttcacaGTACAGTATTACTCATGGTACAGGCAAGAACCAGCACGTGATGATGGCTCATTTGAGATCGAACATTCGTCGAGGATAATCAAGTTAGATATCATAAAGTTAGTACTGTTCTTAAGTATCATGCTAATAAAAGCGGCCCGCACTTCTGTACTGCAACCAAGCAGTACAACAAATAACGTTGCAAACATAACTTGGGTCCATTGTCGTAACTTACCTCTTTCGTCGTTGCGGTCGTCGTGTAACTGATTCACCACATAAGTTGCGTGTTTATCTGATGCAGCCGAATAGAAGGCGACACGCTTCCGTTTGAGTTTTTATACCAAGCGCGGTTTTGTTGTCGTCGCTTTACTTCCTGTCacgtgatgatgatgtcatttgagtgAGGTCCCTGCCGCCCTCTAGCGAAGGACCGTGGGACTTttcatgttgttgttgcccAGCAAACTAACAAACCAAGGtggcttgcaaaaaaaaaaaaaaaaaaatcgaagttttccacacacaaagaaaaacctcGAATAGATTTTAATAGCATACTAGCGTGCGTTTGTCGTATGTGTGTTGTTTAACACTAGAGTTAACTAACCCGAACTCTTTCAGCCGCTTGTGCGTCATTGATGCCagattcaagatttttttattgatcatGTTTCAGAATGCCAAataaggaatttgacttcggtacatctcagcctctgttcaacatttaacaACACACAGGACAATTGCGAaaactgacaaatattctccaaCATCACCTGATCTTAAattcccaggagggcaaggaaaaactcaaaactaattttaggggaaatgagaaaccttgagaagagaccacagatgggaggatccctcttccaggatgacaaggctgcaatggatgcagagaggacacatagtagaTGAAGCCTTGAAGCTTTCCATCCACGTGCTGCACAAAAAAGTAAAGCTTGTGAGGTTTCATACACACACTGTTGGCCAAAGCCTTTATGGTCAAAACTAGGTTTGGTATTTGATCTGTTTGATTATTTGGAAGTTAATGCCGTGGTATCAAATGAACTAATGATATGCTGCTGTTTATGATACTTACCTTACTTGAGTCAAAAAATGTTGGGAATTACTCACATCTCATGGATCTCCATTTCTTAAGCCTTAAGAATACACAACGCGTGTCGTCATTCGTCATCGTTTAATATTATACCACATAATTCCATGTGATTCAATACTTCTCCACATGATTccacattcatattttgtcattcaGCATTTCTACACAAATTGCTTCATCTATTTTTACTGCAAAATGATAGGAATTGGCCTCgcttttggaggagagtttAAATCATTGTGGGGCTCAGATATGCCGTGTCAGGCCGCTTTTTGATTGGTTAGCTTTTTCCGGTGCAGAGCACAGGGCTGAATCGCCACACAagcgcaagaagaagaaaaaaaaaaaaaaaaaagtcttgcttGCTTCTTATTGGTCTTACTAACAAGTCTTGACAAATATGGGGCAAAATCCTAAACATGATTATGAAAACCTGAACAATACTAAACCCTAAACACTGATAAAAACTAAGCAACTCGCCTCGAATAtgaatttaatgtatttactcGGGGtttaaatcgcgggttttgtcacgatgcgatatcatatcgatacaaagaaccacgatacgatacgatatttgccgatatcttaaagcctgctgtgattcattcacgatacatcacgatatagtgctccacgatcgatatatatatattttttttaaataaaaaatatagaacaatatcctgatttataacaattcatacgcaaaatcaacaaggtactgcaaactctttatttaggaaattacaagagtattgtagtatacaaagtgcttattttaacactgaactttatcaaattcctatatttttcctcatataagtaaagaaaaatgaatattctttctttttttgtaataccattaactttaaagtgcattactgaactatttatttacaataattttaattgtccgttgagccatcttttctttggaatccaaagtgcttccaaacgaatgacttgaagcccaaaggggagcgaatttcctcatcttcttggacactagccatagcaccagcccaggagccgcgtagttgtcggctcccctttcacgtgcctgctctgctcagtgctcacaacacagcacgccgcgtactgctcccggaaagaggaagcaagcaacaatgaactggatttcaaaataaagtcgcgtctaatgtccgaggtcaaacacggcgatataaatcgatgtttacgtttagcatcgatgccaataaatcgtagagcattatatcgattaatcgatgtgtattgatgaatcgttacacccctagtatttactagggatgcaccgaaataaaaattcttggccgaaaccgaaaaccaaaaatgaggaaaccaaggccgaaaaccgAAACACCGAAAGAAATTATTATGCCAGTTATTAGAACCACAGCATTTATGGCTACATGTGTACTAACCtcactaaaatcaaggcattgcaataaaccagttacaaaagtatgaaaatatttatttagcaccgacattacaacaatgcacaatataaattaaaattcaaaaataaaatgaaataaaaataaaatgtttaacttgaccccactcatgtgtacattaaataataatttacaggcttataactgactggcctgctgaaagactgtaaaattaaatatgttctcttgGCAGAATCACTGGAGAactttcttgccttttcaaaaacgtttgccacagacggagtgggcgtgctcggtgtcagtttccttttctgtgtcgccttcttctcatattcagaatggcgatcgggatgtttggatttcaggtaatgaattaaacccgacgtggagaaactttttgcagatgcacccctcttgaaatttcagcattgcatgttttgcaaatcgctatccgtgggtctttctctgagatagtgaaatcagtccacaccgcagacatgctggctcttatcccgttttcccgcgtgctggctgcgctgtttgctcacgtcatcacaagtttcggccgtgttgtttcggtgatttaggtctttcggccaaaaaccgaaaatgcacttttgggtcattttcggccgaaaattttcggtggccgaattttcggtgcatccctagtATTTACTGTTAAAAACCACAACCAAAACCAAAATTAACACCATGTATAATAAAAACTACAAAGATATCATCATCGATGCAAAAACTCATGAAGTCTGCTCAAATAGAAGGCGAAACCTTCACAGATCTTTGCTCATCTCCCCAACACACTCAAACCTTTCAATAGAGACTCTTTGACAAGTGACTGAGCAGGCAACAGGGTTAGGTGTGGGCTACTGTGTGCTTGATTAAGCTTACCCTCTGtctgaatttttggccacaaactgagcatgaaaaaggtatctcgccagtgtggactCTTGAGTGACTTTTTAAGTTTCCCTtctgagagaatttttggccacacactgagcatgaaaaaggtttctcaccagtgtggattcttgtatgaagTGTTAGAGCTCCCTTCACTGTGAATTTTTGGTTACAAATCAAGCATGGAAATGGTTTCTCGCCAGCGTGGGCTCTTGTGTGCCTTTTCAAATTTCCTATCTGTCTGAAATGTTGGCCACAAATTgggcatgaaaaaggtttctcaccagtgtggattcttgagTGCATTTGTAAATGTCCACTCTGTCTGaatgtttggccacaaactgagcatgaaaaattTTTTTCACCAGTATGGATTCTTGCATGAAGTGTTAGACCTCCCTTAAATGAGAATCTTTGGTTACAAATCGAGCATGAAAATGGTTTCTCGCCAGTATGGGTTCTTGTATGAATTGTTAGACTTGCCTTCACTGAAAATCTTTGGctacaaactgagcatgaaaaaggtttctcgccagtgtggattcttgtgtgcgttTTTAAGACGTTCTTataagagaatttttggccacaaactgagcatgaaaaaggtttctcaccagtatGGACTCTTGTGTGCGCATTTAAATGTCCCCTCTGACCGAATGttttgccacaaactgagcaggaaaagtttttctttcttgtgtgcattttcAAGTGTTGTTTCAAAACACTGTTATTAGCAAAACACTTCCCACACTGAGAACAttgcctgtgtttgttttgagactcatcatcaccagcagcagcaagaggAACATGTGACGACACATCTAATCTATCTAATGGTGGAGCTACTTGTGATCCTCCACAGTGGTCTCCATCACTTTCTCTGGTCATTGTTTGACTTGAGCTGCAGCTTGGAGGCACCGCCCCTTTGCTCACCTCCTGTTGACCCTCATCTAAACCCTTCACAGGAACACCAGTCAATGGTATCTTGCCggtatcctcctcctcctcctcctttttaatGTCCCAGgactcctcagcctcctctTTACTACAAGGCCGCTCCGGCTCTTCCTCTTTTATGGTGCAAAGAAACTTCTGCTCCATTTGTTCATTGAAGTGATGGACCTCTTTGCCCacatcttcctctttaatgcGAGTGCGCTCTGGCTTCTGCCGCTTCGGACGAGTAGCTTTACTGATGTCTGcaagacaagacaagacaaaCACATATGAAAGTTACAGATGAAGAGAAGCTGGTCAAACCTATACAAGGACTTTTTCAATCTGCCTATCTATCACACATGATTTTGATCAaattctactaaaagtaaacaCTGGGAGAGGATTCATAATAGAAACTAGACGTGTACTAACCTGCTCTGCACAACACAACATAAGGCTGCAGACAAAGATGTTCTTGTTGTGGACGACTACGGTCTTTTTCCTCCACGTACTTTGCTGTGGTActtgcagacattttcacactgcaatCACAACACTTGTTCAACGATGTTTGGCTAACAAAGGTGCCTTTTGGGCAGCGCCGAGAGAGTTATTTGTTGAAGTAATTGAATATATAAGTTGTCCCTTATTCACGCAATAGTATTTTGTGTTGCGCTAGATGGTTTGGCAAGAAAATAaacttaaaataaacaaaagacagtctagttgcattgttccacaacACCTATGTACCTAGGAATTtctaacaaaatgaaaataggaGGCATAAATCATGGTCAAATTGTTGAATgtgaagagagagcaacaCCTGTGTGTACATATTTTGTTAGGTTAGACAAACTCACATACTTTCTCATGTTCATATGTGTAAATTCgcttttttgtttacataGTATATATACAAAAATCGCAAaaatggatattccaaacaggttttttgaaaacaaatgcatttattaacagcattaaaaaaaaaaaaaaattcactaaaaaactgctatcagtgattttcataaaatacgacactgttattatgaataacagtctccatcacttcagtgcctgcaggtcagattaatgaaagatgtttatcttatgagaccacatcaaacggcaaacattctgaccaaatatatcatcttgaagaatcggtgaaagcatacatccaaataaagtaatcaaaacggcaacacggtgaggggtatctgaacatcagagcagagttttaactcacaaacacctggtaacagaggtgaggaaatgggaaacacttccttaaagtaagccttaagaactttacaggttaagattagtcgcaaacaggtggcgcatcaatgtccttgagcatcctgcattgtttgaaaatgagaatggtcgctagtttcaatccctgctatgtgtacaaatcatattcaaaatgcatttttttacaacaaacttgagagcctccccttcattttcagtgggaacagtgttgttggtctcccttttttgctagtgcgtcatagtctggagtcaaatttgttgtggcaattctgaggagagatccgaggtgttggtccgtttacctcgatctgtgacgggttgatgttgatgctcatgtggctgaacgtcacgtcggtcgagccaaattggccactcttttttaaacactcggcactgtgtccaccttgcttttccttgggcgactcattttaatagaaggattccaggggaaggtttgtgggtggctttagcgtaaaactgtatctgaaagctcagcgcccgaattacaagaatgctgtcgtcacagcccacgctctaaattcgggactgatacaaatagagtgcgccatgtccgtactactgagtacgtacacgcacttgtgagtgtgcaccgagctttctgacacggcttccggtagtaaatgcgcaggcgagcggttccccatctactggggaaacgcagtcattgcatgcaaaatgacaaaagaaaatgtttaataatacaatttattcagggttggcgggccggattaaacggtcccgtgggccggatgtggcccgcgggccgtactTTGCCCACACCTGATCTAGAGGGtgggggttgttgttttttcatctGCTGTAATGCCACGTGTACTgaccgccattaaacaactcaagatcttgccaataacGAACCAACTGTAACTCTacatcattgtttttcttgttcagCGACGTACATCTCAAACAACACGCAATGGATGTCAACTTCAACTTGAGTTGTTTACAACGAGAACTTAAACTGACCCAGTACACGAAACGA is drawn from Syngnathus acus chromosome 9, fSynAcu1.2, whole genome shotgun sequence and contains these coding sequences:
- the LOC119127745 gene encoding gastrula zinc finger protein XlCGF8.2DB-like isoform X1, which translates into the protein MEQKFLCTIKEEEEPERPCSKEEGEESCDIKKEEEDTCKIPLTGVPVKSFDEGQQEVSKGAEPPSCSSSQPMTREGDGDHCGGSQAAPPSDSDDVSSHVPAAAAAADESQNKHRQCSQCGKCCANNSVLKQHMKMHTREKNFSCSVCGQKFSWRQNLSRHTRIHTGEKPFSCSVCGKIFSRKATLKSHTRIHTDEKPFSCSVCGQKFRLKAHSKSHTRIHTGEKPFSCSVCGQRFSVKASLTIHTRTHTGEKPFSCSVCGQKFSRKGSLTFHTRTHTGENPFSCSVCGQKFRKSAYLKMHTRIHTGEKPFSCSVCGQRFSQQGNLKRHTRIHTGKKPFSCSVCGQKFSHKISLIKHTVAHT
- the LOC119127745 gene encoding gastrula zinc finger protein XlCGF8.2DB-like isoform X3, which encodes MTREGDGDHCGGSQAAPPSDSDDVSSHVPAAAAAADESQNKHRQCSQCGKCCANNSVLKQHMKMHTREKNFSCSVCGQKFSWRQNLSRHTRIHTGEKPFSCSVCGKIFSRKATLKSHTRIHTDEKPFSCSVCGQKFRLKAHSKSHTRIHTGEKPFSCSVCGQRFSVKASLTIHTRTHTGEKPFSCSVCGQKFSRKGSLTFHTRTHTGENPFSCSVCGQKFRKSAYLKMHTRIHTGEKPFSCSVCGQRFSQQGNLKRHTRIHTGKKPFSCSVCGQKFSHKISLIKHTVAHT
- the LOC119127461 gene encoding zinc finger protein OZF-like, which codes for MSASTTAKYVEEKDRSRPQQEHLCLQPYVVLCRADISKATRPKRQKPERTRIKEEDVGKEVHHFNEQMEQKFLCTIKEEEPERPCSKEEAEESWDIKKEEEEEDTGKIPLTGVPVKGLDEGQQEVSKGAVPPSCSSSQTMTRESDGDHCGGSQVAPPLDRLDVSSHVPLAAAGDDESQNKHRQCSQCGKCFANNSVLKQHLKMHTRKKNFSCSVCGKTFGQRGHLNAHTRVHTGEKPFSCSVCGQKFSYKNVLKTHTRIHTGEKPFSCSVCSQRFSVKASLTIHTRTHTGEKPFSCSICNQRFSFKGGLTLHARIHTGEKNFSCSVCGQTFRQSGHLQMHSRIHTGEKPFSCPICGQHFRQIGNLKRHTRAHAGEKPFPCLICNQKFTVKGALTLHTRIHTVCGQKFRQRVSLIKHTVAHT
- the LOC119127745 gene encoding gastrula zinc finger protein XlCGF8.2DB-like isoform X2 codes for the protein MEQKFLCTIKEEEEPERPCSKEEGEESCDIKKEEEDTCKIPLTGVPVSKGAEPPSCSSSQPMTREGDGDHCGGSQAAPPSDSDDVSSHVPAAAAAADESQNKHRQCSQCGKCCANNSVLKQHMKMHTREKNFSCSVCGQKFSWRQNLSRHTRIHTGEKPFSCSVCGKIFSRKATLKSHTRIHTDEKPFSCSVCGQKFRLKAHSKSHTRIHTGEKPFSCSVCGQRFSVKASLTIHTRTHTGEKPFSCSVCGQKFSRKGSLTFHTRTHTGENPFSCSVCGQKFRKSAYLKMHTRIHTGEKPFSCSVCGQRFSQQGNLKRHTRIHTGKKPFSCSVCGQKFSHKISLIKHTVAHT